One Gemmatimonadota bacterium DNA window includes the following coding sequences:
- a CDS encoding 4Fe-4S binding protein, with protein MMLQAVMILGGVGLVFGVFIALANRKLWVWEDPRIDAVASMLPNANCGACGLPGCRAFAEQAVGGAVTPSQCTVSGESARDAIASYLGVDAGEERKRVARLLCAGGTDVAIQQAEYRGVPTCAAAASVAGGGKGCAWGCLGLADCEVSCDFGAIQMTAAGLPKVDVALCTACGDCVEACPKGLFTILPLDGHLLVQCKNLVLGDDALDQCKAACTTCGKCVMDAADGLISVASGVAVVNYDKIALEAPNAATRCPTGAIAWLNGAQFAGVPVMQRSNR; from the coding sequence ATGATGTTGCAGGCTGTGATGATCTTGGGTGGCGTCGGACTCGTCTTTGGCGTGTTCATCGCGCTCGCGAACCGCAAACTCTGGGTGTGGGAAGATCCACGCATTGACGCGGTGGCGTCGATGTTGCCCAATGCCAACTGCGGCGCCTGCGGATTGCCGGGCTGCCGAGCATTCGCGGAGCAGGCGGTGGGCGGTGCGGTGACGCCGTCGCAGTGCACGGTGTCGGGAGAATCGGCGCGTGACGCGATTGCCTCATACCTCGGCGTGGACGCCGGTGAAGAGCGGAAGCGCGTGGCGCGTCTGCTCTGTGCTGGCGGTACCGACGTTGCCATTCAGCAGGCCGAGTATCGTGGCGTGCCCACCTGTGCTGCGGCCGCGTCGGTTGCCGGTGGTGGCAAGGGATGCGCCTGGGGGTGCCTCGGCCTCGCGGATTGCGAGGTGTCGTGCGATTTCGGTGCCATTCAGATGACGGCCGCTGGACTGCCCAAAGTTGACGTGGCGCTGTGCACCGCGTGCGGCGACTGCGTGGAAGCTTGCCCCAAAGGGCTGTTCACGATTCTGCCGCTCGACGGACATCTCTTGGTGCAGTGCAAGAATCTGGTGCTGGGTGATGACGCGCTCGATCAGTGCAAGGCCGCCTGCACCACGTGCGGCAAGTGCGTCATGGACGCCGCGGACGGATTGATCAGCGTCGCGAGCGGTGTGGCAGTGGTCAACTACGACAAAATCGCGCTCGAAGCGCCGAACGCCGCAACGCGGTGCCCCACGGGCGCCATCGCGTGGCTGAACGGAGCGCAATTCGCGGGCGTGCCGGTGATGCAACGGAGCAACAGATGA
- a CDS encoding 2-oxoacid:acceptor oxidoreductase subunit alpha produces the protein MPTLTEPIAAPAGRAKGVPPTILTKREHTVEIVSDSGEGAQRCGQIFGAVSAKMGNGVWTVEIIPAEIQPPPRIPEGASGYRVRVGAGPVTNWGDATNLALAFNEQVLLARHRLNALADDAILLVEDKWATSDDADIRAAWEAAMVELSTRHYRIIPVPMEAECLLLVDNPRKGKNMFALGMLARVYDRDCERIKEQIAFTFRKKSEAVYTSNVKLFEAGYEWAETNVDVRINVPLQKMDEKLVVMNGNEAIALGAIASGMDMCAMYPITPATSVSHLLSEVFERFGGIVHQAEDEIAAAGVAIGSSYSGKVAFTVTSGPGLALKTEFLGLAVMTEIPLVLVDVQRGGPSTGLPTKVEQSDLLAALYASPGDAPHIVIAPATIEECFHVMITARRLAEAFRTVVMVLTDANLATGVTPFKRPTPELNWQAEPVDLSAVPVGTKAFQWDPQTGLSRRIVPGQANGMHTLTTLSHDEGSKVAYSSGVHQRSSAARSRKLAVLQSLLTPPPVYGDATGDLLVVGWGSTKGAIEEAVDRMRAEGLKVSSLHLRFLSPMEPGIKPIFQKFKKVVTVELNYSDEIGDPYVTEENRRLGQLAWLLRASTLVDVDCWTRVPGEPLRPGSIVDAIKDRMPKGGAK, from the coding sequence GTGCCTACGTTGACCGAACCGATCGCAGCTCCTGCCGGGCGCGCCAAGGGCGTCCCGCCAACCATTCTCACCAAGCGCGAGCACACCGTCGAGATCGTCTCCGACTCCGGTGAAGGCGCGCAGCGTTGCGGCCAAATCTTTGGCGCCGTCTCGGCCAAGATGGGGAACGGCGTCTGGACGGTGGAGATTATTCCCGCCGAAATCCAGCCGCCGCCGCGTATTCCCGAAGGCGCGAGCGGTTATCGCGTGCGCGTGGGAGCCGGTCCTGTCACCAACTGGGGCGACGCGACCAATCTTGCGCTCGCCTTCAATGAGCAGGTGCTGCTCGCGCGCCATCGCCTGAATGCGTTGGCCGACGATGCCATCCTGCTCGTCGAAGACAAGTGGGCGACGTCGGATGATGCCGACATTCGCGCCGCGTGGGAGGCCGCGATGGTCGAGCTCTCCACCCGCCACTACCGGATTATTCCGGTGCCGATGGAAGCCGAGTGTCTGTTGCTCGTGGATAATCCCCGCAAGGGCAAGAACATGTTCGCGCTCGGGATGCTCGCCCGCGTGTACGACCGCGACTGCGAACGCATCAAAGAGCAGATCGCTTTCACCTTCCGCAAGAAGAGCGAAGCGGTCTACACCAGCAACGTCAAGTTGTTTGAAGCCGGCTATGAGTGGGCGGAAACAAATGTTGACGTCCGCATCAATGTGCCGCTGCAGAAGATGGATGAGAAGCTCGTGGTGATGAACGGCAACGAAGCCATTGCGCTCGGCGCTATCGCCTCGGGGATGGATATGTGCGCGATGTATCCGATCACGCCGGCCACGTCGGTCTCGCACCTGCTGAGCGAGGTGTTCGAAAGGTTCGGCGGGATTGTGCACCAGGCCGAAGACGAAATCGCGGCGGCTGGTGTCGCCATCGGTTCTTCGTATTCAGGCAAAGTGGCATTCACGGTGACGTCGGGCCCGGGACTCGCCCTCAAGACAGAGTTCCTCGGGCTCGCGGTGATGACCGAGATTCCGCTGGTGCTCGTGGACGTGCAGCGCGGTGGCCCCAGTACGGGATTGCCGACGAAGGTGGAACAGAGCGATCTGCTCGCGGCGCTTTATGCGTCGCCAGGCGATGCGCCGCACATTGTGATTGCGCCGGCGACTATCGAAGAATGCTTTCATGTGATGATCACCGCGCGTCGGTTGGCCGAAGCGTTCCGCACGGTGGTGATGGTGCTCACCGATGCGAACCTCGCGACCGGCGTGACGCCGTTCAAACGTCCGACGCCAGAACTCAACTGGCAGGCGGAGCCGGTGGATCTCTCCGCTGTGCCTGTTGGGACCAAGGCGTTTCAGTGGGATCCGCAGACGGGCCTTTCGCGTCGCATCGTGCCCGGTCAAGCGAACGGCATGCATACGCTCACGACCCTCTCGCACGACGAAGGCAGCAAGGTGGCGTACAGCAGCGGCGTGCATCAGCGGAGTTCAGCGGCGCGGAGCCGCAAGCTCGCCGTGCTGCAGTCGCTGCTCACCCCGCCGCCCGTGTACGGCGACGCCACGGGCGATCTGCTCGTCGTGGGCTGGGGAAGCACCAAGGGCGCGATTGAAGAAGCGGTGGATCGTATGCGCGCGGAGGGGCTGAAGGTGAGTTCGCTGCACCTGCGCTTCCTCTCGCCGATGGAGCCCGGCATCAAGCCGATCTTCCAGAAGTTCAAGAAGGTCGTCACCGTGGAACTGAACTACAGTGACGAAATCGGCGATCCCTACGTGACCGAAGAGAACCGCCGCCTCGGCCAGCTCGCTTGGCTGCTGCGCGCGTCGACGCTCGTGGATGTGGACTGCTGGACACGCGTGCCCGGCGAACCGCTGCGCCCCGGCTCCATTGTGGACGCCATCAAAGACCGGATGCCGAAGGGAGGTGCCAAGTGA
- a CDS encoding thiamine pyrophosphate-dependent enzyme: MTITCGVLPVLEPEEQEHAYEMGDYEGARARWCPGCGDHSILTAVQRLLASEQLPPERTMFVSGIGCSSRFPHYLNTYGFHGIHGRALPIATGIKLTRPDLDIFVVMGDGDCTSIGAGHWIHALRYNLDIVVMLLDNGIYGLTKNQTSPTTPQGHPSNTQPHGSWLPSLNPLSTALGVTNASFVAQTAEWIPSHLYATLRAARRHRGLSFVRILQRCPVYSSAVYMKAVQDPSRIALLAHDDGVVVPELEKVYKNQVAHDPHDLEAARRVAESTEHVNLGVLFSDPSRPRYEDLRRVPPRTADERIHLLDAELDRYAV, translated from the coding sequence GTGACGATTACCTGCGGCGTGTTACCTGTGCTCGAGCCTGAGGAACAGGAACACGCATACGAAATGGGCGACTACGAAGGCGCTCGCGCCCGCTGGTGCCCCGGTTGCGGCGACCACTCGATTCTCACCGCCGTGCAACGCCTGCTCGCGAGCGAACAACTCCCGCCCGAGCGGACGATGTTCGTGTCGGGCATCGGCTGCTCGAGCCGGTTTCCGCACTATCTCAATACCTACGGTTTTCACGGCATTCACGGCCGTGCACTTCCGATCGCGACGGGCATCAAGCTCACCCGTCCCGATCTCGACATTTTTGTGGTCATGGGCGACGGCGATTGCACCTCGATCGGCGCCGGCCATTGGATACACGCTCTGCGGTACAACCTCGACATCGTTGTAATGCTGTTAGACAACGGCATTTATGGTTTGACGAAGAATCAAACTTCGCCAACCACACCGCAGGGCCATCCGAGCAACACCCAGCCGCACGGTAGCTGGCTTCCCTCGCTCAATCCGCTTTCCACCGCGCTCGGTGTGACGAACGCCAGTTTCGTTGCCCAGACGGCGGAGTGGATTCCGTCGCATCTCTACGCGACGCTGCGGGCGGCACGCCGGCACCGTGGGCTCAGTTTCGTACGGATTCTCCAGCGCTGCCCGGTGTATTCCAGCGCCGTCTATATGAAGGCGGTGCAGGATCCGTCACGCATCGCGCTCTTGGCCCACGACGATGGTGTGGTGGTGCCGGAACTCGAGAAAGTGTACAAGAACCAAGTGGCGCACGATCCGCATGACCTCGAAGCGGCGCGCCGCGTAGCCGAGTCCACGGAACATGTGAATCTCGGCGTGCTGTTTTCCGATCCTTCGCGGCCGCGCTACGAAGATTTGCGTCGTGTCCCGCCGCGCACCGCGGATGAACGCATTCACCTGCTCGATGCGGAGCTTGATCGCTATGCAGTCTGA